A single region of the Coregonus clupeaformis isolate EN_2021a chromosome 40, ASM2061545v1, whole genome shotgun sequence genome encodes:
- the LOC121554945 gene encoding zinc finger BED domain-containing protein 4 — translation MVAAIRLTRYEYMNCVAHMVQRSVTVSLADSGFVNALAKARKVVGHFKHSPANAAELQAQQVSLGKKQEPLIQDVPTRWNSTLEMVKRVSRNKEAVIAALDNQEHKLVLPTAAEWDKLQRLETLLEPCRYVTELLGGEAYVSCSVVLPSLCHLRLKMEACDEDPAYVVRFKTKFKEDLASRQEQLNNAWLQIATVLDPRFKDLKCLPKTDREEVWTTLEGMLQQESPRRSSQTHDDGPPRKKISLLQMGSDSESEDEEVQPAIQRYRAEPTIKLEDCPLRWWASHSGAHEKLASLAHKYLATPATTVPCERLFSVAGHIVNKKRSALLSENVNKLVCLSNWLKDDEAQ, via the exons ATGGTTGCCGCAATTCGACTTACACGCTATGAATACATGAACTGTGTCGCTCACATGGTGCAGAGAAGTGTCACAGTGAGTCTTGCTGACAGCGGCTTTGTAAATGCTTTGGCCAAGGCTCGCAAAGTTGTCGGTCATTTTAAGCACAGCCCAGCAAATGCTGCGGAGCTTCAAGCACAACAAGTCAGCCTGGGAAAGAAGCAAGAGCCATTGATCCAGGATGTTCCAACACGTTGGAATTCGACGCTGGAAATGGTCAAGCGCGTGAGCAGAAATAAAGAGGCTGTCATCGCAGCCCTGGACAATCAGGAGCACAAACTCGTTTTGCCGACCGCAGCAGAGTGGGATAAACTGCAGAGGCTGGAGACACTTCTAGAGCCATGCAG gtATGTAACTGAGCTCCTGGGTGGAGAGGCCTATGTCTCCTGTTCTGTGGTACTACCTTCTCTCTGCCACTTGCGTCTCAAGATGGAAGCCTGTGATGAGGACCCTGCATATGTGGTGAGATTCAAGACCAAGTTCAAGGAGGACCTAGCATcccgtcaagaacagctcaacaaTGCATGGCTCCAGATTGCTACAGTTTTGGATCCTCGTTTCAAAGACTTGAAATGCCTGcccaagacagacagggaagaggtgtGGACCACACTTGAAGGGATGCTGCAACAAGAATCACCCAGAAGGTCTTCACAGACACATGATGATGGGCCACCCAGGAAGAAAATCAGCCTTCTGCAAATGGGCTCAGATTCAGAATCAGAAGATGAAGAGGTCCAACCTGCCATACAGAGGTACAGAGCAGAGCCCACCATTAAATTGGAGGACTGCCCCTTGAGGTGGTGGGCATCTCATTCAGGAGCCCATGAGAAGCTGGCCTCACTAGCTCACAAATATCTAGCCACTCCTGCAACCACTGTTCCCTGTGAACGACTTTTCTCAGTTGCAGGTCACATTGTGAACAAGAAAAGGTCAGCtttactttcagaaaatgtgaacaagttagtttgcctcagcaactggctgaaagatgatgaagctcagtag